The following are encoded together in the Bacteroidota bacterium genome:
- the rny gene encoding ribonuclease Y — translation MMEWILPIVIGVVALMAGVLLASTVLRKAIEKKSTNLLKETEEKAEVIKKEKILQAKEKFLQMKAEHEKIINERNNAVLKNENRLKQKETMLSQKFEELQRKTREVETIKENLGSQLEILNKRQSDLEKAHKQQVEQLEAISGLSATEAKEQLKESLKEEARADAMIYVKDIVEEAKMSANMEAKKVVIETLQRTAADYAIENTVSVFHIDNDEIKGRIIGREGRNIRTLEALTGIEIIIDDSPEAIILSGFDPIRREIARLSLHKLVTDGRIHPARIEEVVAKTKKQVEQEIIETGKRTAIDLGMHNMHHELIRLIGKMKYRSSYGQNLLQHSIEVANLSATMAAELGLNTKKAKRAGLLHDIGKVAENEPESPHAIVGMKLAEKFKEKPEICNAIGAHHDEIEMESLIAPIVQVCDAISGARPGARREVAEAYIQRLNRLEELALTYPGVVKTYAVQAGRELRVIVGADKVSDTEANQISYDLSRKIQDEMTYPGQIKITVIRETRAIAYAK, via the coding sequence ATGATGGAATGGATTTTGCCCATTGTAATAGGGGTTGTAGCATTAATGGCAGGGGTACTGCTCGCTTCAACGGTATTACGCAAAGCCATAGAGAAGAAAAGTACAAATCTTTTAAAGGAGACTGAAGAAAAAGCAGAGGTCATAAAAAAAGAGAAAATCCTGCAGGCAAAGGAAAAGTTTCTTCAGATGAAGGCTGAGCATGAGAAGATTATTAACGAAAGAAACAATGCGGTTTTAAAAAATGAAAACCGACTCAAGCAAAAAGAGACAATGCTATCTCAGAAGTTTGAGGAATTACAGCGAAAAACACGGGAAGTAGAAACCATAAAGGAAAACCTGGGAAGTCAACTGGAGATTTTGAACAAACGGCAAAGCGATCTGGAGAAAGCACATAAACAGCAGGTGGAACAATTGGAAGCTATTTCCGGTTTATCTGCTACTGAGGCCAAAGAACAACTCAAGGAATCGCTTAAGGAAGAAGCCCGTGCAGATGCCATGATATATGTGAAAGATATTGTTGAAGAGGCCAAAATGTCCGCTAATATGGAAGCGAAAAAGGTGGTTATTGAAACTCTTCAACGTACCGCCGCCGATTATGCTATCGAAAATACCGTTTCGGTCTTCCACATCGATAACGATGAGATCAAGGGCCGCATCATCGGCAGGGAAGGGAGAAATATCAGGACACTTGAAGCTCTGACCGGAATTGAGATCATTATCGACGATTCACCAGAAGCCATTATTCTTTCGGGTTTCGACCCCATACGCCGCGAAATTGCACGTCTTTCACTGCATAAACTGGTTACCGACGGAAGGATCCATCCTGCCAGAATTGAAGAAGTGGTGGCCAAAACCAAAAAGCAGGTAGAACAGGAAATCATTGAAACAGGAAAGCGAACTGCCATTGATCTCGGTATGCACAATATGCACCACGAGCTGATCCGGCTTATCGGCAAGATGAAATACCGCTCGTCATATGGGCAAAACCTTCTCCAGCACTCTATTGAAGTCGCCAACCTTTCTGCAACCATGGCCGCGGAATTGGGCCTGAATACCAAAAAGGCAAAGCGTGCCGGATTGCTTCACGACATTGGCAAAGTAGCCGAAAATGAACCGGAATCTCCTCATGCGATCGTTGGTATGAAACTGGCCGAGAAATTTAAGGAAAAACCGGAGATATGTAATGCTATAGGCGCTCATCACGATGAGATAGAGATGGAATCTCTTATCGCTCCCATTGTCCAGGTTTGTGATGCCATTTCAGGCGCAAGACCCGGTGCCAGAAGAGAAGTAGCTGAGGCGTATATTCAAAGGTTAAACAGGTTGGAGGAACTCGCTTTGACCTACCCGGGTGTAGTTAAGACCTATGCCGTTCAAGCCGGTCGGGAACTCAGAGTGATTGTTGGTGCCGATAAAGTATCCGATACCGAAGCCAACCAAATCTCATACGATCTTTCCAGGAAGATCCAGGATGAAATGACGTATCCCGGACAAATAAAGATTACTGTAATTAGGGAAACCAGGGCAATAGCCTATGCGAAATAA